A genomic region of Ewingella sp. CoE-038-23 contains the following coding sequences:
- a CDS encoding lysozyme, which produces MAMSPSLRKSLLAASGGGAIAIATILVSDLEGVRYEPYQDVAGITTVCYGHTGPDIIQGKRYTPDECKRMLDRDLLPFAKSVERSVKVPATEYQKAALISFSYNVGSRAFENSSLLRNLNAGNYSQACEGLKVWIYAGKKKWKGLMNRRAIEQEVCEWGQK; this is translated from the coding sequence ATGGCAATGTCACCATCACTGCGCAAAAGCTTACTTGCTGCGTCAGGCGGCGGTGCAATTGCGATAGCCACCATTCTGGTATCTGACTTAGAGGGCGTTCGCTACGAGCCTTATCAGGACGTGGCTGGCATAACTACCGTTTGTTATGGGCATACCGGACCAGACATCATTCAAGGCAAGCGATACACGCCTGATGAATGCAAAAGGATGCTAGACCGTGACTTGCTCCCATTCGCCAAATCTGTTGAGCGTTCTGTAAAGGTTCCTGCTACCGAATACCAGAAAGCAGCACTCATCAGCTTCAGTTACAACGTAGGCTCACGGGCATTCGAAAACTCATCTCTGCTGCGCAACCTTAATGCCGGCAATTACTCCCAAGCCTGTGAAGGGCTGAAGGTATGGATTTATGCTGGCAAAAAGAAGTGGAAGGGCCTGATGAATCGCCGAGCCATTGAGCAGGAAGTCTGTGAGTGGGGGCAGAAGTGA
- a CDS encoding class II holin family protein: MRMDKLTTGVAYGASAGSVLNGLLNTFSPDQWNAIGVLAGISVAILTYMTNLYFKIKEDRRKELRGE, translated from the coding sequence ATGAGAATGGACAAACTAACTACTGGCGTTGCATACGGAGCATCGGCGGGTAGCGTCCTGAACGGCCTGTTAAACACATTTAGTCCGGATCAGTGGAATGCTATCGGCGTTCTGGCGGGTATCAGCGTTGCGATACTCACCTACATGACGAACCTGTATTTCAAAATCAAAGAAGATCGCCGCAAAGAACTGAGAGGTGAGTAA
- a CDS encoding antitermination protein — MSLESSVKYHFAKTANFTGMPPATRSDALTGTDQMAAMGMVQSMAPMGFSAFMGKVGVSNYDAERAVSLLTDYALQTCDKVAALRKLDTDVKPLVAQTLATYAYMDYCRAASSKKPCECCKGEGFIEADVFSNKSHMPMRSREFVKASVKMGVEGFIPSAYEAHREVRETVRVLCQECKGKCVVSTACSDCNGRGQAINREETKRQGVPVKHDCKRCGSRGFERIPSTDAHRAVCEVTAAISLDTWKKSVKPFYDALITKLEVEEAWADSALRKVTA; from the coding sequence ATGAGCCTAGAATCTTCAGTGAAGTATCACTTTGCAAAGACAGCTAACTTTACCGGCATGCCTCCTGCGACTCGCTCAGATGCTCTTACTGGCACAGATCAGATGGCGGCAATGGGAATGGTTCAGTCTATGGCCCCGATGGGGTTCAGCGCTTTCATGGGGAAGGTTGGAGTTAGCAACTACGACGCAGAACGCGCCGTATCGCTATTAACAGATTATGCATTACAAACTTGCGACAAGGTTGCAGCCTTACGCAAACTCGATACGGATGTTAAACCACTGGTGGCGCAAACTCTCGCAACTTATGCGTACATGGATTATTGCCGGGCAGCATCCAGCAAAAAGCCATGCGAATGTTGTAAGGGAGAGGGGTTCATTGAGGCTGATGTATTCAGCAATAAATCCCACATGCCAATGCGATCACGTGAGTTTGTGAAAGCTTCGGTGAAAATGGGAGTAGAAGGCTTTATCCCATCGGCATATGAGGCCCATCGCGAAGTTAGAGAAACCGTCAGGGTTTTGTGCCAGGAGTGCAAAGGCAAGTGCGTGGTGTCTACAGCCTGTAGTGATTGTAATGGACGTGGTCAGGCGATTAATCGGGAAGAAACTAAGAGGCAGGGCGTTCCGGTTAAGCATGATTGTAAGAGGTGCGGGAGTCGAGGGTTTGAAAGAATCCCATCGACTGATGCTCACCGAGCGGTTTGCGAAGTTACCGCTGCTATCAGTCTCGACACATGGAAGAAGTCCGTTAAGCCATTTTATGACGCCCTTATCACTAAGCTGGAGGTTGAAGAGGCATGGGCAGATAGCGCCCTAAGGAAGGTTACTGCATAG
- a CDS encoding DNA cytosine methyltransferase, translating to MNELALFAGAGGGILGGHLLGWNTVCAVERDAYAAQVLAQRQNDRILKPFPIWSDVCSFDGKPWRGIVDVISGGFPCQDISANGIGAGIEGRRSGLWSEMARIVGEVRPRFVCVENSPRLRRKGLAVVVSDLAEMGYDCEWFRLSASNCGAPHERDRMWIVAYSKGNDPRGLSSRKVTKNPGLTQRDKDAPITGWVGSLPEWTAESGLGRVVHGVAHRVDRIKALGNGQVPRVAAAAFSMLGKK from the coding sequence GTGAATGAGTTGGCTCTTTTCGCAGGCGCTGGCGGAGGAATACTCGGCGGCCACCTGCTCGGATGGAACACAGTATGCGCAGTTGAACGTGATGCCTACGCCGCACAAGTTTTGGCGCAACGACAAAACGATAGAATTCTCAAGCCTTTCCCGATTTGGTCTGACGTGTGCAGTTTTGACGGAAAGCCATGGAGAGGAATTGTTGATGTCATTTCTGGCGGCTTTCCATGCCAAGACATCAGTGCAAATGGAATTGGTGCCGGCATCGAAGGAAGGCGATCAGGATTGTGGAGTGAAATGGCAAGAATCGTCGGTGAAGTACGACCTAGGTTCGTGTGCGTGGAAAACTCACCTCGACTTAGAAGAAAAGGGCTTGCCGTGGTCGTTAGTGACCTTGCCGAAATGGGGTATGACTGTGAATGGTTCCGTCTATCAGCATCAAACTGCGGAGCGCCCCATGAAAGAGACAGGATGTGGATTGTGGCCTACAGCAAAGGCAACGATCCGAGGGGACTGTCCAGCAGAAAGGTCACGAAGAACCCCGGACTTACCCAGCGCGATAAAGATGCGCCCATTACCGGATGGGTCGGATCCTTGCCAGAATGGACAGCTGAATCCGGACTGGGTCGAGTGGTTCATGGGGTGGCCCATCGGGTGGACAGAATTAAAGCCCTTGGCAATGGACAAGTTCCAAGAGTGGCGGCAGCAGCATTCAGCATGCTTGGTAAAAAATAA
- a CDS encoding recombination protein NinG yields MKLPRSRKCKVCGERFKPNTLYEWWCNDEHKADYAVALANEARQKRIQQQERQRKETTQQERRNLKIRKLAVQPRSYFIKQAQQAVNAYIRERDKHLPCVSCGTLSAAQWDAGHYRTTAAAPQLRFDPRQIWKQCSVCNQHKSGNLVPYRAELILRIGIAEVENIEGNHDRHRWTIEECKSIKAEYQQKLKDLRKSGMEEM; encoded by the coding sequence ATGAAACTACCCAGAAGCCGAAAGTGTAAGGTGTGCGGCGAAAGATTCAAGCCAAACACTCTGTACGAGTGGTGGTGCAACGATGAACATAAAGCCGATTACGCAGTAGCCCTAGCAAATGAAGCTCGCCAGAAGCGCATACAGCAACAGGAGCGACAGCGAAAGGAAACCACCCAGCAGGAACGCCGAAACCTCAAGATTAGAAAGCTCGCAGTACAGCCCCGCAGTTACTTCATCAAGCAAGCCCAGCAAGCCGTTAATGCCTACATCCGTGAAAGAGACAAGCACCTCCCCTGCGTTTCATGTGGAACGTTGAGCGCTGCTCAATGGGATGCCGGCCATTATCGAACTACGGCAGCGGCCCCACAGCTAAGGTTCGACCCTCGACAAATATGGAAGCAGTGCAGCGTTTGCAATCAGCACAAAAGCGGGAATCTAGTTCCATATCGAGCAGAGTTAATTCTGCGCATTGGGATAGCTGAAGTGGAAAACATTGAAGGAAACCACGACCGGCACAGATGGACGATTGAAGAGTGCAAATCCATCAAGGCCGAGTATCAACAGAAACTTAAAGACCTGCGAAAAAGCGGGATGGAGGAGATGTGA
- a CDS encoding protein NinF encodes MSDEPTCAGCGIPLSPDEVYACADCSDWWAMNGLDIEKEKGDETTQKPKV; translated from the coding sequence ATGAGTGACGAACCAACATGCGCCGGATGCGGCATCCCACTAAGCCCAGATGAAGTTTACGCCTGTGCTGACTGTAGCGATTGGTGGGCTATGAATGGTCTGGATATTGAGAAGGAGAAGGGTGATGAAACTACCCAGAAGCCGAAAGTGTAA
- a CDS encoding dATP/dGTP diphosphohydrolase domain-containing protein, with protein sequence MTTKHDAGKWRFSLIPFSALRSVISVLEFGATKYAPDNWKTVPDARKRYFDASIRHITAWWDGERLDEESGEHHLAHAICCLLFLLWIDGGGDE encoded by the coding sequence GTGACCACAAAACATGATGCAGGGAAATGGAGATTTAGCCTCATCCCATTCAGCGCACTGAGAAGCGTTATATCGGTACTGGAGTTTGGGGCTACCAAGTACGCGCCTGACAACTGGAAAACCGTTCCTGATGCGCGGAAAAGGTATTTTGACGCATCAATTCGCCACATCACAGCTTGGTGGGATGGAGAACGGCTAGATGAAGAGAGTGGTGAGCATCACTTGGCACATGCCATCTGCTGCCTGCTGTTTCTTTTATGGATTGATGGTGGCGGCGATGAGTGA
- a CDS encoding phage protein NinX family protein: MKDYSAMSDYLIDQHVAESLPGKYLYYADYIWDTEEEKKFEPTSSWADAGPIIAEQGISLLMYRRGKRKAYPASQGMLSPCEYQDENPLRSAMICYLIMKDAEKGHG, encoded by the coding sequence ATGAAAGATTATTCAGCAATGAGCGACTACCTGATTGACCAGCATGTGGCAGAGTCCTTGCCGGGCAAGTATCTCTATTATGCAGATTATATTTGGGATACCGAAGAGGAGAAAAAATTCGAGCCAACATCATCATGGGCAGATGCTGGGCCGATTATTGCTGAGCAGGGGATAAGCTTGCTGATGTACCGCAGAGGAAAGCGGAAAGCATACCCAGCAAGCCAAGGAATGCTAAGCCCGTGCGAATATCAAGATGAAAATCCACTCCGCTCCGCAATGATTTGCTACCTCATAATGAAAGACGCGGAGAAAGGCCATGGCTAA
- a CDS encoding recombination protein NinB → MTKQTYQLRNQQILNNAINHLRNTPLNPDKPYFVTIQEATRSLSQNAKLWACLSDISEQVVWYGQKLNTEDWKHMLTASLKGQRSAPGINGGFVVLGQSTSRMTVGEMSELIELMSAFGTEHGVRWSDESRLAIEWSARYGDSKRAA, encoded by the coding sequence GTGACCAAACAAACCTACCAACTACGAAACCAACAAATCCTCAATAACGCAATAAACCACCTCCGCAACACTCCGCTTAATCCAGATAAACCCTACTTTGTGACCATACAGGAAGCCACTCGCTCTCTATCACAGAATGCGAAGCTTTGGGCTTGCCTGTCTGACATCAGCGAGCAGGTTGTTTGGTATGGGCAGAAGCTCAACACAGAAGACTGGAAGCACATGCTGACAGCATCACTGAAAGGCCAGCGTTCCGCGCCGGGCATCAATGGCGGCTTCGTTGTGCTGGGGCAATCAACCAGTCGTATGACCGTTGGTGAGATGAGTGAGCTTATTGAGTTGATGAGTGCTTTCGGCACCGAGCATGGCGTCAGGTGGTCTGACGAATCCAGATTAGCAATTGAATGGTCAGCCAGATATGGCGACAGCAAGAGGGCAGCATAA
- a CDS encoding DUF7301 family protein, whose protein sequence is MMRTTAQLLSSALTEGYHRRLRFRQASSLPYIEKMKLQPVGKPYRRDRVLRRIIQMNLDAAVARIGGRQ, encoded by the coding sequence ATGATGAGAACTACAGCGCAACTTCTCAGCTCAGCCTTAACTGAGGGCTACCACCGGCGACTCCGATTCAGGCAAGCATCATCACTACCGTACATTGAGAAGATGAAGCTTCAGCCGGTCGGTAAGCCTTATCGCCGCGACAGGGTTCTCAGGCGAATAATCCAGATGAACCTCGACGCAGCAGTTGCAAGAATAGGGGGAAGGCAGTGA